Proteins encoded by one window of Emticicia oligotrophica DSM 17448:
- a CDS encoding dihydrofolate reductase produces the protein MISIIVATAENGVIGKDNQMLWKLSTDFKYFKNLTTGHSVIMGRKTFESIGRPLPNRTNIVISRQQDFVLPEGVLKASSLENAIELAKTHVGSEEIFIIGGGNVYEQALKITDKIYLTEVDANIEGDAFFPTLDMSEWTENSRVSHHKDEKNEYDFDFVVLERN, from the coding sequence ATGATTTCAATAATTGTAGCAACTGCAGAAAACGGTGTCATAGGAAAGGATAATCAAATGCTTTGGAAGCTTTCGACTGACTTTAAATACTTCAAAAACCTAACAACTGGCCATTCGGTAATTATGGGGAGAAAAACTTTTGAGTCGATTGGTCGACCGCTTCCTAACCGAACGAATATTGTTATTTCACGTCAGCAAGATTTTGTTTTGCCTGAGGGTGTACTGAAAGCATCTTCGCTTGAAAATGCCATTGAATTGGCTAAAACTCATGTGGGTAGTGAAGAAATCTTTATTATTGGCGGCGGTAATGTCTATGAGCAAGCACTTAAAATTACGGATAAAATTTATCTGACAGAAGTCGACGCTAATATTGAAGGCGATGCGTTTTTTCCAACTTTAGATATGAGTGAATGGACGGAAAATTCTCGAGTTTCGCATCACAAAGACGAAAAAAATGAATATGATTTCGATTTTGTGGTATTAGAGAGAAATTAA